The DNA window CCTTCAATTCCCCTGTTGTTATCGTAATTCTTCACCAGGATATCATTCAGTCCGCCTTCAAAACCGAGCCGGTAAGCCAGCGAAATGTATTTCCAGTTCTTTTCATAATTAACGTGGGTTCTTACCGCAAAATTCTTCTCAAAACGGTTTTCAAAATTGGTAATAAAAGGGTTTTCAAAATCTACATAAGATCCCTGGACCATTATAAAATGGGAAAATTCCGGGGTGAACTGATACTGATGGGAAATTCCTGTCAGAATCATCCGGTTGCGGATGCCTGCATGCTGCTCCCGGGCTCCCGGCGTTGTTTTGGTAGCCGGTCTTGCCTGTCTTCTGTCAGACTGCATCTGTTCCAGCGTCAGTCCGCCCGGCGTTTCATAGTCAAGATCACCCAAAAGCAGCATTGCTTTCAGGTTCCCTTTTTCTGAGTACCGGAAATGATCTTTCAGGAATACCTGCATCCGCTGGACGGATGACTGCTCACGGTAAGAATCTGTGCGGTAATAATTCTGGAATAGCTCAATAAAATGCTTTCCCAGCTGTTTTGAAACATCAATGCTCTGACTGAACATTCCGTAACTTCCGATCGCCGCGCCGGCAGAACTGTGTTCCGTATTCCGGGTCTGGAGAAGCACTGTTCCGCCTGTTACCGCTCCGTAATCACCGCTTTCAGGGCCTTTATATACTTCCATCCTGTTGATAAGCTCCGGCGAAATGATATTGAAATACGTATTACCCGAAGCATCGGAAAGGATAAAATCATCCAGGTATACTTTTATGTTCCGTACCCCGAACGGAGACCTGAGCGTACTGCCCCGGACAGAGATCCTGTAGCTTCCCGGAGAACGTTCTTCCATTCTGGCTCCCGGAACCTGATTAAAGGATTCCAGCAATCTTTCCGGGGTATTCTGATTCAATAGTGTCCCGGAAACAACAGCAGCAGATTTGGTAGAAGCCATGAAAGGGACCGGTTTCTTATAGGCATCAATCCGCACTTCCGATATCAGTGTCGCAGAATCTTTTTCCTGAGCATACAGGACAGAGCCGGAAAATACAGTAAGCAGCAAGTATAGTTTCATCATCGCTATAGATGAGCAAAAACTGT is part of the Chryseobacterium camelliae genome and encodes:
- a CDS encoding TonB-dependent receptor; the protein is MMKLYLLLTVFSGSVLYAQEKDSATLISEVRIDAYKKPVPFMASTKSAAVVSGTLLNQNTPERLLESFNQVPGARMEERSPGSYRISVRGSTLRSPFGVRNIKVYLDDFILSDASGNTYFNIISPELINRMEVYKGPESGDYGAVTGGTVLLQTRNTEHSSAGAAIGSYGMFSQSIDVSKQLGKHFIELFQNYYRTDSYREQSSVQRMQVFLKDHFRYSEKGNLKAMLLLGDLDYETPGGLTLEQMQSDRRQARPATKTTPGAREQHAGIRNRMILTGISHQYQFTPEFSHFIMVQGSYVDFENPFITNFENRFEKNFAVRTHVNYEKNWKYISLAYRLGFEGGLNDILVKNYDNNRGIEGNPQNFDRIKNRSGFYFISQKLNIYDRLFTDVSLSLNSNAYEWERFFPGSQQGNVHFKNQWLPNFGLTYLITKRLSVRAKIGKGNSAPTNEEIRSSNQEFNLGLHPEYGWNKEIGIRKEFGNAVFVEGSYFDFRLKDAIVRRQNEAGQEYFVNAGGTVQKGLELLLESRNFNFRNRFLSHFRFRFSGSFYDFSFKDYRQNQNDFSGNDLTGVPKTTLSSLLNFTFFKKLSIDYSHFYTSAIPLNDANSVWSESGFIGNIQFRYPIYFEHTRVSLQLQVQNLYNEEYVSGFDINAFGNRFYNPAAKRNFVFGVKVEF